attaattacatatttacattttttttatataattatacttaaacatcttgtgatttaattattatatctaatacctttaaaatttatttatatctaataaataagtctctcaattagttaaaatttattgaatttgctgatttatgtggttgtaattttaattaatggatGAGATAAAAACTCTACCCTCCTCAagatcaatgaatagtaatttttattaaatttttttggttaatattaataaatttagtaaattttaactatcgAAGGGATTAATTGTTAGGGGAAAGCGAacctcaaaaatattaattaattgaatattttaattattaaaaggtgtaattatatatataaatttaataaaaaaagttaatataataattaaagaaatatacgGGGTTATATTACttatctttataaatattattttaacacCCGttctatattttgataattatagaAACATCTTAATGGCAtctttgtttttgaaaaattattttaaaggttAACCTAGTCAATATGGGTTTTAAAACTATTAGGGgtggtttttataatttttcaaaagataaagataaattgtgtaaaaaaagaataggtgagaagtgtaaatatattattattattgaaagtTAATAAGTAATAATCTTATCTAATAACAACCAacaaaattagttataaaaatgttattcAAATAGAAGCTGCCTTCCCTCCTCATCATTTTGtctttaaatcaaatttgatataaacAGGAGAGAGgatttataaataaacattcttttacttatattacaaatagccctatattttgtgatgaaattacaatttcccCCATAAACGTAAGTTTAAAGTTCAAAACCACATCATCAAATGTAAATCTCTGCATGTAATCATTACTTTCCAGACACTACCTTGTGTTTTCCAGTATACACATATTTCACACCCCACACCAACTCCACCTCTGGATTTACAACACACCTTAccttatctctctctctctctccaagaaattctcttctcaCTCATTTCTGTAGATTTCCCACTCTCTACTTCTCTACATGGCAGATATAGCAAAGTATGCACCCATCAATGGCGGCACTTTGATCTCAGACTTCAAAGCCCACTTCTCCATCTTCAGAACCAAGAGGACCGTCGCTCTTGCTTATGCCTTCGTCTTTGTCTTCATCGCCATCACCATTTTTCTTGCCTTCTCCCCCTCTTCTAACTCTTCTTCTCCCTGGTTTACCAACATATTCAGCACCACCACTGCAACCACTTCTCCCATAGATGACTCTTACAgatctcatttttcttctattttctcttattttttccCCAACTCATCATCCTCCACTTCACAATCCCACAATTCCTCCACCACCGACACTTCTCGATCTCAAAACATTGATTTTTTCCCACCCAATTTGAGTAAACCCCCTTCTGTTCTTGAAAATCAGACTAATACTCATAAAGTTGAAGCCTTGAACCCCCTTGTAAACCAAACTGCGAGCAACAACACCAACCCCTCTCCTGAGTTGAGCAAAGGATCCCCTGACGTCAGTAACCAGACTCAAAACAAGCAGTTGGATCCTAAAGGTGAAGTCTTGCAGCAAAATCAGACTCAGACTGAAGAGTTTCAGGGTAGAGTTCAAGTGTTGAAGGCAAATCAGAGCACAAATGCGGCCACGAACTCTCCAGAAACTACGAATACGACTGTGGCTTCATCACCAAAGTCTGCCTCCGAGATGAAAAATGTTACTGCAAATGGAGACAAGGGAATAGCAGAGAATGGTGCAGTTAAGAATTTAACTTCTTCTCTGATGAAGAAACAGAACAATGGCACTGATACTGCCAAGGCGAAACAAGGGATTGATGACCTGATAAAGTCCCTGATGAACTGTAATCTGTTTGATGGGAATTGGGTGAGAGATCATTCTTACCCACTGTATAAACCCGGTTCTTGTTCTCTGATAGATGAGCAATTCAACTGTTTCCTCAATGGTAGGCCTGATAATGGCTACTACAAACTTAAATGGAAGCCAAAGGGTTGCACTTTACCAAGGTATGTTGCAGAATGTTTGTCTCCTTCGTCTCAATTATTGAAAAAGCACTCTGGATTCCGtgattaataattcttttttgaaaaatagaaagtgGGTTCTTTAATGCTGAATCCATATGCGTAGGCATTGATTGAGATGGCAATTTAACTGATCCAGCAGTTTGATAATCACTGGCAAATGTTTGAACGATCTTATATATGTTCATTTCGAGTGATTTTACTCTTTGTTTATGCAAGTGGATGATGACTGCCCAAATCTCATTTAGTTATTTCCAAGGAGATcagttttttatttcatgcaaTCCGGTTGCTAATACTTGATATTATATCCAATCCTGTGAGATATTATCAGTTTATTATTAGGCCATACgccatataattagttattcGTCTTGGATATTCAGGTTGGATGGAAGTCATATGTTGGAATTGTTGAGAGGAAAAAGACTGGTTTTCGTGGGGGATTCACTGAACAGGAATATGTGGGAATCCCTTATTTGCATCCTCAGGAACTCTGTGAAAGATCAGAAGAAGGTGTATGAAGAATTTGGGAGGCACCATTTTCGGACAGAAGCTTCTTATTCCTTTATATTTGAAGTAAGTCATTGAGTTAGTCCTAGTTCGTcatcatgtaattttattgttgtatTTATCTTGATGACTTCTTTTGGTCTTTACAGGACTACAAGTGCACAGTGGAGTTCTTTGTATCTCCTTTCCTGGTTCAAGAATGGGAACTTGCCGACAGAAATGGAACAAAGAAGGAAACACTTCGGCTAGATCTAGTCAGTCGGTC
This Sesamum indicum cultivar Zhongzhi No. 13 linkage group LG5, S_indicum_v1.0, whole genome shotgun sequence DNA region includes the following protein-coding sequences:
- the LOC105162487 gene encoding protein trichome birefringence-like, encoding MADIAKYAPINGGTLISDFKAHFSIFRTKRTVALAYAFVFVFIAITIFLAFSPSSNSSSPWFTNIFSTTTATTSPIDDSYRSHFSSIFSYFFPNSSSSTSQSHNSSTTDTSRSQNIDFFPPNLSKPPSVLENQTNTHKVEALNPLVNQTASNNTNPSPELSKGSPDVSNQTQNKQLDPKGEVLQQNQTQTEEFQGRVQVLKANQSTNAATNSPETTNTTVASSPKSASEMKNVTANGDKGIAENGAVKNLTSSLMKKQNNGTDTAKAKQGIDDLIKSLMNCNLFDGNWVRDHSYPLYKPGSCSLIDEQFNCFLNGRPDNGYYKLKWKPKGCTLPRLDGSHMLELLRGKRLVFVGDSLNRNMWESLICILRNSVKDQKKVYEEFGRHHFRTEASYSFIFEDYKCTVEFFVSPFLVQEWELADRNGTKKETLRLDLVSRSADKYKNADIIVFNTGHWWTHEKTSKGKDYYQEGSHVYGELNVLEAFRKAITTWGRWVDANINQTKTLVFFRGYSASHFSGGQWNSGGQCDHETEPIKNETYLSQYPPKMTVVEKVLKGIKTPVTYLNITRMTDYRKDGHPSMYRKQHMSDEERRSPLSFQDCSHWCLPGVPDAWNEILYAELLVKLNQKQQSQKRP